One window of the Leucobacter komagatae genome contains the following:
- a CDS encoding diflavin oxidoreductase, protein MMNSISDAELTILYGSQTGNAEFLAYNLCEQAQQAGIQAEFLTLNDALAAGNLSWQRLLIVTSTHDNGHMPDNADAFWSWLTSLDDRQYAGLPYAVLTIGDSMYDDFCKAGRDFDAAFANLGATPILDMMECDVDFDMTAPPWIKKFLAAVPDTPSWSPGASEHIDTDTAGEFVAEAEEWHSAHVSAIRALSGPASNKSAFHLTLELPISFTYVPGDSLDTRALNNRVLIDEWLRAFPGEETVSLNGETVRLWDALRSHLELRIPHVGLVNTLASRAQASAGVELARRMVESGDRQEIDAWLWGRDVLDIVHEFGLAGSELQPIVDAMRPLQFRSYSIASSPRVHPSTVGLTISSVEYAANGREHFGTGSSHLEALVGSQVSVRRVPARSFRLPDTPDTPVIMIGPGVGVAPFIGFLEDIEAHGSARDTWLFFGDQHRASDWLYESQMKAWLDSGVLTRLNLAFSRDQAEKQYVQHELLTHASEIRDWIARGAHVYVCGDKNHMAHDVEQTLAHILTGDEADVAAGAGAASLEALRTAGRYVKDVY, encoded by the coding sequence ATGATGAACTCGATCTCCGACGCCGAGCTCACAATTCTGTACGGCAGCCAGACCGGAAACGCGGAGTTTCTTGCGTACAACCTTTGCGAGCAAGCGCAGCAGGCTGGCATACAGGCCGAGTTTCTGACGCTGAACGATGCCCTGGCTGCGGGGAACCTCTCGTGGCAGCGGCTACTCATCGTCACCTCAACCCATGACAATGGCCACATGCCAGACAACGCCGACGCGTTCTGGAGCTGGCTCACTTCTCTCGATGACCGGCAGTATGCGGGGCTCCCCTACGCGGTGCTCACTATCGGCGACTCCATGTACGACGACTTCTGCAAAGCTGGCAGAGACTTTGACGCGGCCTTCGCAAACTTGGGAGCAACCCCCATCCTCGACATGATGGAGTGCGATGTCGATTTCGATATGACGGCACCGCCGTGGATCAAGAAGTTCCTCGCGGCCGTGCCCGATACACCGTCGTGGAGCCCCGGGGCTTCGGAGCACATCGACACTGACACTGCCGGCGAGTTCGTCGCCGAGGCCGAAGAGTGGCATTCGGCGCACGTCTCCGCTATCCGGGCGCTCTCCGGTCCCGCCTCAAATAAGAGTGCGTTCCACCTCACGCTCGAGCTACCTATCTCGTTCACCTATGTGCCCGGGGATTCGCTCGACACCAGAGCGCTCAACAATCGAGTACTCATCGACGAGTGGCTTCGCGCGTTTCCGGGAGAGGAGACAGTAAGCCTCAATGGCGAGACCGTACGACTGTGGGATGCGCTGCGGAGCCATCTCGAGCTGCGCATTCCCCACGTCGGCCTGGTCAACACTCTCGCGAGCCGGGCTCAGGCATCAGCGGGGGTTGAGCTCGCAAGACGCATGGTCGAGTCCGGCGACCGCCAAGAGATCGATGCGTGGCTCTGGGGCAGGGATGTCCTCGACATTGTGCATGAGTTTGGGCTCGCCGGGAGCGAACTGCAGCCCATCGTCGACGCCATGCGGCCATTGCAGTTCAGGTCGTACTCCATCGCATCCAGCCCCCGGGTGCACCCTTCAACCGTGGGGCTCACGATTTCGTCGGTGGAGTATGCCGCAAACGGTCGCGAGCATTTCGGCACCGGCAGTTCACACCTCGAGGCGCTCGTTGGATCACAGGTCTCTGTGCGAAGGGTGCCAGCGCGCAGCTTCCGCCTGCCCGACACTCCCGACACACCCGTCATCATGATCGGACCAGGAGTCGGTGTCGCTCCGTTCATCGGATTCCTGGAGGATATCGAAGCTCACGGCTCGGCGCGGGATACGTGGCTCTTCTTCGGCGATCAGCATCGGGCGAGCGATTGGTTGTACGAGAGCCAGATGAAGGCGTGGCTGGACTCTGGTGTGCTCACCCGGCTCAACCTCGCATTCTCGCGCGACCAGGCGGAAAAGCAGTACGTTCAGCACGAGTTGCTCACGCACGCGTCGGAGATTCGTGACTGGATAGCTCGAGGTGCACACGTCTACGTGTGTGGCGATAAGAACCACATGGCGCACGACGTCGAGCAGACTCTTGCGCACATCCTCACGGGCGACGAAGCGGATGTCGCAGCCGGCGCCGGAGCAGCCTCACTCGAAGCGCTGCGAACCGCTGGCAGATATGTCAAAGACGTTTACTGA
- a CDS encoding helix-turn-helix domain-containing protein, translating to MKDPRTSQDDARARFSERRANVLSGLIRLFTLGKEPAELVEAAVNLVTEATGGMSVFVYFWNENSDQLVLSNMTDTDIAYSEKSVRMRLGEGLTGWSALHRKPLLLNHDFRQDPRFFDMGVDENEFRSALIAPIHDDEKLYGVFSLYSVEGDAFGDDELAIAEEVGLLLASALKRADTVHELELQSATARFLIDLPKTASASFPAAARECTRRILTLLDADVCIIDHVGWLSMATEPIAVAERLGDPQHPKVWLSHSKTQAHDLEARYEAEGYDQISATLGYGVSSGVLTCFRARRFTKEETRRLHMLATQVGVLIENIGMVPNRAAQIMALLASDREDHMLESLGHLGWKGNGFVPVLVQVKYIGANADTFGRVVQETVLAELGPETLLAHSGTLLVLLLHADQSTPEGSAQARVAAWLARLEDRIGLSADVGVGESTIRSNSIRQSLAQARVALAWSSFSATRKSSQQIEYSAVREVRSLPQLVCELAPRVKMYLARLAPLQHYDQRHGTQLLETVEALAHHGGSIVSASEFLFIHRNTLRQRLSRISALIGVDLHQDSRWPEILMAAQLLRQEMPKVAHASPSLVGAM from the coding sequence TTGAAGGACCCTCGCACAAGCCAAGATGACGCCCGCGCAAGATTCTCCGAGCGACGAGCCAACGTACTGTCGGGCCTCATTCGGCTCTTCACCCTCGGAAAGGAGCCTGCCGAGCTCGTGGAAGCGGCCGTCAACCTCGTCACCGAGGCAACCGGCGGCATGAGTGTCTTCGTGTACTTCTGGAACGAGAATTCGGATCAACTCGTGCTCAGCAACATGACCGATACCGATATTGCCTACTCCGAGAAGAGTGTGCGAATGCGGCTTGGTGAGGGTCTCACCGGCTGGAGCGCCCTGCACAGAAAGCCGCTCTTGCTCAACCATGACTTCCGGCAAGATCCGCGTTTCTTCGATATGGGTGTCGACGAGAACGAGTTCCGGTCTGCGCTCATCGCCCCGATCCACGACGACGAGAAGCTCTACGGGGTGTTTTCGCTCTACTCAGTCGAGGGCGACGCGTTCGGCGATGACGAGTTGGCAATCGCGGAGGAGGTCGGGCTGCTTCTTGCGAGCGCCCTCAAGCGGGCGGATACGGTGCACGAACTCGAGCTCCAGTCAGCGACAGCCCGCTTTCTCATCGACCTCCCCAAGACCGCAAGCGCCTCCTTTCCGGCGGCAGCTCGGGAGTGCACCCGACGCATCCTCACGCTGCTCGACGCCGACGTGTGCATCATTGATCACGTTGGCTGGCTCTCAATGGCCACCGAGCCGATCGCCGTCGCAGAACGCCTGGGAGACCCGCAGCACCCCAAGGTCTGGTTGAGCCATTCCAAAACCCAGGCGCACGACCTCGAGGCGCGCTATGAAGCTGAGGGGTACGACCAGATTTCTGCCACGCTCGGCTACGGCGTCTCGAGCGGCGTGCTGACGTGCTTTCGCGCGCGCCGCTTCACGAAGGAGGAGACCCGCCGGCTACACATGCTGGCTACCCAGGTCGGCGTGCTCATCGAGAACATCGGGATGGTCCCGAACCGCGCAGCTCAGATCATGGCGCTGCTCGCGTCGGACCGCGAGGATCACATGCTCGAGAGCCTGGGGCACCTCGGGTGGAAGGGCAATGGCTTTGTTCCCGTGCTTGTACAGGTGAAATACATCGGCGCCAACGCTGATACGTTCGGCCGTGTCGTGCAAGAGACCGTGCTCGCGGAGCTCGGGCCGGAGACACTGCTCGCGCACTCCGGCACGCTGCTCGTGCTACTCCTCCATGCCGACCAGTCAACGCCCGAGGGAAGCGCACAGGCGCGAGTCGCGGCCTGGCTTGCGCGCCTGGAGGACAGGATAGGTCTGTCGGCCGATGTCGGAGTCGGCGAAAGCACGATTCGCAGCAACAGTATTCGCCAATCGCTCGCGCAAGCACGGGTCGCTCTCGCATGGTCGAGCTTCTCCGCGACGAGAAAGTCCTCGCAGCAGATCGAATACAGCGCCGTTCGCGAGGTTCGCTCGCTCCCGCAGCTCGTGTGCGAGCTCGCACCCCGAGTGAAGATGTACCTGGCGAGGCTCGCTCCGCTGCAACACTATGACCAGCGCCACGGAACGCAGCTACTTGAGACCGTCGAAGCACTCGCACACCACGGCGGTTCGATCGTCAGCGCCTCGGAGTTCCTCTTCATTCACCGAAATACTCTTCGGCAACGGCTCTCGCGCATATCCGCGCTCATTGGCGTCGACCTCCACCAAGACAGTCGCTGGCCGGAAATACTCATGGCCGCTCAGCTCCTCAGGCAAGAGATGCCGAAGGTCGCGCACGCGTCCCCCAGCCTCGTGGGTGCGATGTAA
- a CDS encoding methyltransferase → MQQHPAPETVTWDESGTEVSAAWLSASGRPAPKRVVTVDDRLTANRAIGLASQGTAMLWQGDFHGAKQILSAIGRRLAKQTRGPGRSGKTGASGKRSSEPATTADEFYRIRQARAQRSRILSLILIPLDLADASAATIPLARAPRVDAAIPFAYGEAPAGGQDRAVVSLQEVVGVLSAHQWYVNGVDVPSLGAKIHPHYGTFMPTRHEYVDLVAAAPLPALDRAFDIGTGTGVLAAVLAKRGVRRVVGTDLHERAVLCATDNFERLGITDVAEALVCDMFPEGRASLIVCNPPWLPGSAATSLDAAIYDPGSQMLLKFLAGLPDHLAEGGEGWLIISDLAELLGLRTREMLLDAISRAGLVVVDRLDTAPTHGRAADSGDLLHAARSREVTSLWRLKVA, encoded by the coding sequence ATGCAGCAGCACCCCGCCCCCGAAACAGTGACCTGGGACGAGAGTGGCACGGAGGTGTCCGCGGCGTGGCTGAGCGCGAGTGGGCGGCCAGCTCCGAAGCGCGTCGTGACCGTCGACGACCGGCTCACGGCGAATCGCGCGATCGGGCTCGCCTCGCAGGGCACCGCGATGCTCTGGCAGGGGGACTTCCACGGCGCAAAGCAGATACTGAGCGCGATCGGGCGGCGCCTGGCAAAGCAGACCCGGGGGCCTGGTCGGTCCGGCAAGACCGGCGCATCGGGCAAGCGGAGCTCCGAGCCAGCGACGACTGCCGACGAGTTCTACCGGATCAGGCAGGCGCGCGCCCAGCGCTCCCGAATCCTTTCGCTGATCCTTATTCCCCTGGACCTCGCCGACGCGAGCGCGGCGACCATCCCACTTGCGCGCGCCCCCAGGGTCGACGCCGCGATTCCGTTCGCCTACGGTGAGGCCCCCGCGGGCGGGCAGGATCGCGCGGTCGTGAGCCTCCAAGAAGTCGTCGGCGTGCTGAGCGCGCACCAGTGGTACGTGAACGGGGTCGATGTGCCGAGCCTCGGCGCGAAGATTCACCCGCACTACGGCACGTTCATGCCGACGCGCCACGAGTACGTCGACCTCGTCGCGGCCGCGCCTCTGCCCGCGCTCGACAGGGCCTTCGACATCGGTACCGGAACCGGTGTGCTCGCGGCGGTGCTCGCGAAACGGGGCGTGCGGCGCGTCGTCGGCACCGACCTCCACGAACGGGCCGTGCTGTGCGCGACCGACAACTTCGAGCGCCTGGGCATCACGGACGTCGCCGAAGCGCTCGTTTGCGACATGTTCCCCGAGGGTCGGGCATCGCTCATCGTGTGCAACCCACCGTGGTTGCCCGGAAGCGCGGCGACGTCGCTCGACGCGGCGATCTACGACCCCGGCAGCCAGATGCTGCTGAAGTTTCTTGCGGGCCTGCCAGACCATCTCGCGGAGGGCGGCGAGGGCTGGCTCATCATCTCTGACCTTGCGGAGCTGCTCGGCTTGCGTACGCGCGAGATGCTGCTCGACGCGATCTCGCGGGCGGGCCTGGTCGTGGTGGATCGGCTCGACACGGCGCCCACTCACGGCCGCGCGGCTGACAGCGGTGACCTGCTACACGCGGCCCGCTCGCGTGAGGTCACCTCGCTCTGGCGGCTCAAGGTCGCGTAG
- a CDS encoding peroxiredoxin — protein MRDVTRVPRGPLPATIGGAVDLSELPCRSVLFVYPRTSPPEGAPEGWELIPGARGCTAESCTFRDLAADFAAHDTAIFGLSTQGPAYQAEAAARLHLPYPLISDAGCSLAAPLGLETFTFEGVTLYRRTTLVIEAGAVVHRFTDIADPGGHPAKVLKWLARASS, from the coding sequence ATGCGTGACGTGACGAGAGTTCCACGCGGCCCGCTCCCCGCGACCATCGGCGGCGCAGTCGACCTCAGCGAGCTGCCTTGCCGGAGCGTGCTCTTCGTCTATCCGCGCACGAGCCCGCCCGAGGGTGCGCCCGAGGGGTGGGAGCTGATTCCCGGGGCGCGCGGCTGCACCGCAGAGAGCTGTACGTTCCGCGACCTCGCGGCCGACTTTGCGGCGCACGACACCGCGATCTTCGGCCTGTCGACGCAGGGCCCCGCGTATCAGGCAGAGGCGGCCGCGCGCTTGCACCTGCCATACCCGCTGATCTCGGACGCCGGGTGTTCGCTCGCCGCCCCGCTCGGGCTCGAGACGTTCACGTTCGAGGGCGTGACGCTCTACCGCAGAACCACGCTGGTGATCGAGGCCGGCGCGGTCGTGCACCGCTTCACGGACATCGCCGACCCGGGCGGGCACCCGGCAAAGGTGCTCAAGTGGTTGGCGCGGGCCAGTTCATAG
- a CDS encoding GNAT family N-acetyltransferase, producing the protein MAEQLGSQGAAGHAVARRMVRSDWEWVQRWFEDETLDNELGPLDDEWLEHVLSETDGVELVIEAAHPATGQLAPIALVGVVWGVPEADAAAGGADSPTEATETGHAITDLAIDPERRGFGLGRIAIDATMAWGDHPATNSWIAFVDQENEGARLFFEAIGWEYEGLDGEGDDAMHRFATPAV; encoded by the coding sequence ATGGCAGAGCAGCTTGGATCACAGGGCGCGGCAGGCCACGCTGTCGCGCGTCGGATGGTGCGCTCGGACTGGGAGTGGGTCCAGCGCTGGTTTGAGGATGAGACCCTCGACAATGAGCTCGGCCCGCTCGACGACGAGTGGCTTGAGCACGTGCTCAGTGAGACCGATGGCGTCGAACTCGTCATCGAGGCCGCGCACCCCGCCACTGGCCAGCTCGCACCAATTGCGCTCGTCGGCGTGGTCTGGGGCGTGCCCGAAGCTGACGCGGCGGCAGGCGGCGCAGACTCCCCCACCGAGGCGACCGAGACCGGCCACGCGATCACCGACCTCGCCATCGACCCCGAGCGGCGCGGCTTCGGCCTCGGCCGCATCGCGATCGACGCAACGATGGCCTGGGGTGATCACCCAGCGACCAACTCATGGATCGCGTTCGTCGACCAGGAGAACGAGGGTGCGAGGCTGTTTTTCGAAGCGATTGGCTGGGAGTACGAGGGGCTCGACGGCGAGGGCGACGACGCGATGCATCGCTTCGCGACCCCCGCGGTGTAA
- a CDS encoding alcohol dehydrogenase catalytic domain-containing protein: MKAARYYGKNDVRVEEIEEPTTRPGTVKIAPAFNGICGSDLHLYHDGPMPPAPTDTTAHPISGETLPVVFGHEFSGVVEEVGEGVTGIAVGDHVAVEPLMVCGVCHACKANKYNLCEKMGFIGISGLGGGLSEHIVVEERWVHKVGEMPLDQAALLEPLAVSLHAVRHAGADAAAGKTAVVGGAGPIGLLAAAVLRAYGLKTIVSEVSPERRAKAQETGVADVVVDPSTEDLAAVVRAETGGAMADFAFDAAGVGVVLDQLFDSLGAGGRLEVIALHTRPYELDVTGKLTMQDRVLGSAIGYANDHAEAIRLVNEGLVNLAPFITSKITVDSIVKDGYEKLLHDRSEVKILVSMS; this comes from the coding sequence ATGAAGGCTGCACGCTACTACGGCAAGAACGACGTCCGCGTTGAAGAGATCGAGGAGCCGACGACCCGGCCCGGCACGGTGAAGATCGCGCCCGCGTTCAACGGGATCTGCGGCAGCGATCTCCACCTCTATCACGACGGCCCGATGCCGCCCGCCCCAACAGACACGACCGCGCACCCGATCTCGGGAGAGACGCTCCCCGTCGTGTTCGGCCACGAGTTCTCGGGCGTCGTCGAAGAGGTCGGCGAAGGGGTCACCGGCATCGCCGTTGGCGATCACGTCGCTGTCGAGCCGCTCATGGTCTGTGGCGTCTGCCACGCGTGCAAGGCGAACAAGTACAACCTCTGCGAGAAGATGGGGTTCATTGGTATCTCAGGGCTCGGCGGCGGGCTCTCCGAGCACATCGTCGTTGAGGAGCGCTGGGTGCACAAGGTCGGCGAAATGCCGCTCGACCAGGCCGCGCTGCTTGAGCCGCTCGCGGTTTCACTCCACGCCGTCCGCCATGCGGGTGCCGACGCTGCGGCTGGGAAGACGGCAGTCGTGGGCGGGGCTGGCCCGATCGGGCTACTCGCCGCCGCGGTGCTCCGCGCCTACGGGCTCAAGACGATCGTCAGCGAGGTTTCGCCCGAGCGCCGCGCCAAGGCGCAGGAGACGGGCGTCGCCGACGTCGTCGTGGACCCTTCGACAGAGGATCTCGCGGCGGTCGTGCGCGCGGAGACCGGCGGCGCGATGGCGGACTTCGCGTTTGACGCGGCGGGCGTCGGCGTCGTGCTCGACCAGCTCTTCGACTCGCTCGGCGCGGGCGGCAGGCTCGAGGTCATCGCGCTGCACACGCGCCCCTACGAGCTCGATGTGACCGGCAAGCTCACGATGCAGGATCGTGTGCTCGGCTCGGCGATCGGGTACGCAAACGATCACGCCGAGGCGATCCGCCTCGTGAACGAGGGGCTCGTGAACCTCGCGCCCTTCATCACGAGCAAGATCACCGTCGACAGCATTGTGAAGGACGGCTATGAGAAGCTGCTGCACGACCGCAGCGAGGTGAAGATCCTCGTCTCGATGAGCTAG
- a CDS encoding HSP90 family protein: protein MSERFQVDLSGMVDLLSRHLYSGPQVYLRELIQNAVDAVTARAALDPEAPVRIRLSTGTDASGNSTLEVTDTGVGLTADEATELLATIGRSSKRDATLGTGRAEFIGQFGIGMLAAFMVAEQIEFTSRSAKPGTVPIRWQGRADGTFDVTELPDAGPEVEVGTTVRLTARRDTAHWLANETVLGLAREYGSLLPFDVAVRVPIEGGAGSTGGAEQTVWRRVTEPELPWRIEYPSGSARSRALTEYCERTFGFTPLGHIDLELPVAGVTGVAFILPQAVTPGSGQHRVYMKRMLLSARTDRVLPEWAFFIRAVIDSDTLSPTASREQLHDDEILLGVRDALGEQVKRWALDTLRTPSQLTQQVLRTHHLALRAIALTDSDMLSLVAEVLPFETSDGPMTLSAVAKQGELVYTSTTEAFQRVAAVARAQGLVVVNAGYVYDSDLLAKLAARPGWNVRELTSSDLVQVLGMPGVEREMAVAGALSVARGVLADEDCDAILRAFEPETVPAMLLRDPEGEHKRDLDRERGESPDLWDGLLDSFAGEGQGRTRTLVLNDRSPVARRLLASPGGEVFGAGLRSLYLSAVMLAGEGLRSAESAALSDSLGVLLDAALHAPEPTPEPEPTPEPDSDSDS from the coding sequence GTGTCCGAACGTTTTCAAGTTGACCTTTCCGGAATGGTCGACCTGCTGTCCAGGCACCTGTATTCCGGCCCGCAGGTGTACCTCCGCGAGCTCATCCAGAACGCGGTTGACGCGGTTACGGCGCGGGCAGCGCTGGATCCCGAGGCGCCGGTCCGCATTCGCCTGTCGACTGGCACCGACGCCTCGGGGAACAGCACGCTTGAGGTGACCGACACCGGGGTGGGCCTCACCGCGGATGAGGCGACCGAACTGCTCGCAACGATCGGCCGCTCATCGAAGCGCGACGCGACGCTCGGAACTGGGAGGGCGGAGTTCATCGGCCAGTTCGGCATCGGCATGCTTGCGGCGTTCATGGTCGCAGAGCAGATTGAGTTCACGTCGCGCTCGGCGAAGCCCGGCACGGTTCCGATCCGCTGGCAGGGCCGCGCCGACGGCACGTTCGACGTGACCGAGCTGCCTGACGCCGGCCCGGAGGTTGAGGTCGGCACGACGGTTCGCCTCACCGCGCGCCGCGACACTGCCCACTGGCTCGCGAACGAGACGGTGCTCGGGCTCGCCCGCGAGTACGGCTCGCTGCTGCCGTTCGACGTCGCCGTGCGCGTGCCGATCGAGGGCGGTGCGGGCAGTACCGGTGGCGCCGAGCAGACGGTCTGGCGCCGCGTCACCGAGCCCGAGCTGCCGTGGCGCATCGAGTACCCGAGCGGTTCCGCGCGGTCACGTGCGCTCACTGAGTACTGCGAGCGCACGTTTGGCTTTACCCCGCTCGGGCACATCGACCTCGAGCTCCCGGTCGCGGGGGTGACGGGCGTCGCCTTCATCCTGCCGCAGGCGGTGACTCCGGGGTCGGGCCAGCACCGCGTGTACATGAAGCGGATGCTGCTCAGCGCCCGTACCGATCGCGTGTTGCCCGAGTGGGCGTTCTTCATCCGCGCGGTCATCGACAGTGACACGCTCTCGCCGACGGCGTCGCGTGAGCAGCTGCACGACGACGAGATTCTGCTCGGCGTGCGTGACGCCCTGGGCGAGCAGGTGAAGCGGTGGGCGCTCGATACGCTCCGCACTCCGAGCCAGCTCACCCAGCAGGTGCTGCGGACCCACCACCTCGCGCTCCGCGCAATCGCGCTCACCGACAGCGACATGCTGAGTCTCGTCGCTGAGGTGCTCCCGTTCGAGACGAGCGACGGCCCGATGACGCTCTCCGCCGTCGCGAAGCAGGGCGAGCTCGTCTACACCTCAACAACCGAGGCGTTCCAGCGGGTCGCCGCCGTCGCGCGAGCGCAGGGGCTCGTCGTGGTGAACGCCGGGTACGTCTACGATTCAGACCTGCTCGCGAAGCTCGCGGCACGGCCCGGCTGGAACGTGCGTGAGCTGACCTCGTCTGACCTCGTGCAGGTGCTCGGCATGCCCGGCGTCGAGCGCGAGATGGCGGTCGCCGGTGCGCTCAGCGTGGCTCGCGGGGTGCTCGCCGACGAAGACTGCGACGCGATCTTGCGCGCTTTCGAACCCGAGACCGTGCCCGCAATGCTGCTGCGCGACCCCGAGGGCGAGCACAAGCGAGATTTGGATCGCGAGCGCGGCGAGTCTCCCGACCTGTGGGACGGCCTGCTCGACTCGTTCGCGGGTGAGGGGCAGGGGCGCACCCGCACCCTCGTGCTCAACGACCGCTCACCCGTCGCGCGGCGCCTGCTCGCGTCGCCGGGCGGCGAAGTATTCGGTGCAGGCCTGCGCTCCCTCTACCTCTCCGCGGTGATGCTCGCCGGCGAGGGCCTGCGCTCGGCCGAGTCCGCGGCGCTGTCTGACTCGCTCGGGGTGCTCCTCGACGCGGCGCTGCACGCCCCGGAACCAACGCCTGAACCCGAACCAACGCCTGAACCCGACTCCGACTCCGACTCCTGA
- a CDS encoding YbjN domain-containing protein: protein MGFFTKDAPVPAAGGALKPLSKDRIKHSLEQAGWSYNVDSDGDIGGGWEYGSFYFFVNGDNDELLCVRGFWRGELPESDYLKALEAANDWNREKLWPKVYIARDDAGNVRVNTELNVDYEHGLTDEQLSQHLLCVVNTSMSAFERMNEIFPEAWEKAKPQD, encoded by the coding sequence ATGGGCTTTTTCACCAAGGACGCACCCGTCCCCGCAGCAGGGGGCGCGCTGAAGCCGCTCTCGAAGGATCGCATCAAGCACTCGCTTGAGCAGGCCGGTTGGTCGTACAACGTCGACTCCGATGGAGACATCGGCGGCGGCTGGGAGTACGGCTCGTTCTACTTCTTCGTGAACGGCGACAACGACGAGCTGCTCTGCGTGCGCGGCTTCTGGCGCGGCGAGCTGCCGGAGTCCGATTACCTGAAGGCGCTCGAGGCCGCGAACGACTGGAATCGCGAGAAGCTGTGGCCGAAGGTCTACATCGCGCGCGACGACGCCGGCAACGTGCGCGTCAACACCGAGCTGAACGTTGACTACGAACACGGTCTCACTGACGAGCAGCTCTCGCAGCACCTGCTCTGTGTCGTGAACACGAGCATGTCTGCCTTCGAGCGCATGAACGAGATCTTCCCCGAGGCGTGGGAGAAGGCGAAGCCACAGGACTAA
- a CDS encoding calcium:proton antiporter, which yields MSTTTAIPSVFKTVLTPTALVKLALGWGSVLALMLGGNALDGDLPTPVLFTILGLIVAVILVAASGVVTEAEHLAEKLGDPYGTLVLTLSIVLIEVILISAVMLGPGEHATIARDSVMAVSMIILNLVVGVALLVGGLRHSNLRPNKTGVSAYLSLLVVLVTVAFGLPAIIGTEGSYAAAQAIPIALLTIALYAFFLVRQMGAQKSDFQEIDPAQAAGKAQAETAAGAAAAAQRERRGGIVRHRPELIARAILLVVMVVPIVLLSHDMATLLDEGLDRLGAPVALSGILIAMIVFLPETITAIRAALAGEIQRVSNLCHGALVSTVGLTIPAVLIIGLVTGQTVTLGEGPTNLVLLAVSLLLTMTTFFGNRVTAMHGAAHLFVFVLYGLTVFQ from the coding sequence ATGTCAACCACCACAGCTATACCCTCAGTTTTCAAGACTGTGCTCACGCCCACGGCGCTCGTGAAGCTCGCGCTCGGCTGGGGGAGCGTGCTCGCCCTCATGCTCGGCGGCAATGCCCTCGACGGCGACCTCCCGACGCCGGTGCTCTTCACGATCCTCGGACTCATCGTCGCCGTGATCCTTGTCGCTGCATCGGGCGTCGTCACCGAGGCCGAGCACCTCGCCGAGAAACTTGGCGACCCCTACGGCACCCTCGTGCTGACGCTGTCGATTGTGCTCATCGAGGTGATTCTCATCTCGGCCGTGATGCTCGGCCCGGGGGAGCACGCGACGATCGCCAGGGACTCGGTCATGGCGGTCTCGATGATCATTCTGAACCTCGTTGTCGGCGTCGCCCTACTCGTCGGTGGGCTCCGGCACAGCAATCTGCGGCCCAACAAGACCGGCGTCTCCGCCTATCTGTCCTTGCTCGTCGTGCTCGTGACGGTCGCCTTTGGGTTGCCAGCAATCATCGGCACGGAAGGTTCGTACGCCGCGGCCCAGGCGATCCCGATCGCCCTGCTCACCATCGCGCTGTACGCGTTCTTCCTCGTCCGCCAGATGGGCGCCCAGAAGAGCGACTTCCAAGAGATCGACCCGGCGCAGGCCGCGGGGAAAGCGCAGGCCGAGACCGCGGCAGGGGCCGCAGCCGCGGCGCAGCGGGAGCGACGCGGTGGGATCGTCCGGCACCGCCCCGAACTCATCGCGCGCGCGATCCTGCTCGTCGTGATGGTGGTGCCCATCGTGCTGCTCTCGCACGACATGGCGACGCTGCTCGACGAGGGCCTCGACAGGCTCGGGGCGCCGGTCGCGCTCTCCGGCATCCTCATCGCGATGATCGTCTTCCTCCCCGAGACGATCACGGCGATCAGGGCGGCGCTCGCGGGTGAGATCCAGCGCGTGAGCAACCTCTGCCACGGTGCGCTCGTTTCGACGGTCGGCCTGACGATTCCGGCGGTGCTCATCATCGGGCTCGTCACTGGGCAAACCGTGACGCTCGGGGAGGGCCCGACGAACCTCGTGTTGCTCGCGGTGTCTCTGCTGCTCACGATGACGACGTTTTTCGGGAATCGGGTCACCGCCATGCACGGTGCCGCCCACCTATTCGTGTTCGTTCTGTACGGGCTCACAGTGTTTCAGTAG